One region of Gilliamella sp. ESL0405 genomic DNA includes:
- the rpsG gene encoding 30S ribosomal protein S7 → MPRRHVVGQRKILPDPKFGSDLLAKFVNILMIDGKKSIAESIVYSALDKLAERSGKDHLAAFEVALDNVRPTVEVKSRRVGGSTYQVPVEVRPVRRNALAMRWIVDAARKRGDKSMALRLANELMDAFENKGTAVKKREDVHRMAEANRAFAHYRW, encoded by the coding sequence ATGCCACGTCGTCATGTTGTCGGTCAAAGAAAAATTTTACCTGATCCGAAATTCGGTTCAGATTTACTGGCGAAATTTGTAAATATTTTAATGATAGATGGTAAAAAATCTATCGCAGAATCAATCGTATATTCAGCTCTTGATAAATTAGCTGAGCGTAGTGGAAAAGACCACTTAGCAGCTTTCGAAGTTGCACTAGATAACGTAAGACCAACTGTAGAAGTTAAGTCGCGTCGCGTTGGTGGTTCTACATACCAAGTTCCTGTTGAAGTGCGTCCAGTTCGTCGTAATGCACTTGCAATGCGTTGGATTGTAGATGCAGCACGTAAACGTGGCGATAAATCAATGGCTTTACGCCTAGCGAATGAACTTATGGATGCTTTTGAAAACAAAGGTACCGCTGTGAAAAAACGCGAAGATGTTCATCGTATGGCTGAAGCTAATAGAGCGTTTGCACACTATCGTTGGTAA
- a CDS encoding family 43 glycosylhydrolase, producing the protein MPKIKNPVIPGMSPDPSIIRVNDTYYIASSTFHWNPIIQIFQSKDLANWQLIDYVFKHGEVNLSGTNTPAGVWAPHLSYDSINKKFWLIYSHMKNMAGREFNADTYAICAEDINGPWSAPIYLTSIGFDPALFHDDDGKHYLTILEWETRQGYQAPGHIVIAQVDLAEGKLVSPWHRLTQGFTTRGCAEAPQIYKRLDNYYLIIAAGGTGYAHGIEIGRAKDIYGPYQPHPSGEPIVTSSPNHLFSLGDPDAGHFEMFNPNSLMQKAGHGSLVESQNGDWYIAHLMSRPIKDTLLNPLGRETSIQKMQWTDDGWLVMADGSNLAKMEFDSSLPLEGEISHDVIDEFDHGYQLAFMTPYQHQSSQWVNTHERQSHLRIYGQNSLFSQVTPSIMATRATSFDYYVQTKVEFHPEHYSQTAGVGLYYDSNNWLYLHLTYSEHLKTPVLTLLQAKLGTRIEYVNHRIAIPNGVVELKLSYQHGKVALLYRLDDVWMPIMQALDVLYLSDEGVNGEPGEIGGFTGLFNFIAAVDSYQHQSYADFDYYYVINNG; encoded by the coding sequence ATGCCTAAAATAAAAAATCCGGTGATACCGGGCATGTCTCCTGATCCGTCAATCATTCGTGTTAACGATACTTACTATATCGCCTCATCCACTTTTCATTGGAATCCAATCATTCAAATTTTTCAATCAAAAGACCTCGCTAATTGGCAACTCATTGATTATGTATTTAAACATGGTGAAGTCAATTTATCCGGAACAAATACCCCCGCCGGTGTCTGGGCACCGCATTTATCTTATGATTCGATAAATAAAAAATTTTGGCTAATATACTCGCATATGAAAAACATGGCCGGGCGAGAGTTTAATGCTGACACTTATGCCATTTGCGCTGAGGATATTAACGGGCCTTGGTCAGCGCCAATTTATCTTACCTCTATCGGTTTCGATCCGGCGCTGTTTCATGATGATGACGGTAAACATTATTTAACTATTTTAGAGTGGGAAACCCGACAAGGTTATCAAGCACCAGGGCATATTGTCATTGCTCAAGTCGATCTTGCTGAAGGAAAGCTCGTCAGCCCGTGGCATCGATTAACGCAAGGTTTTACAACTCGAGGTTGCGCTGAAGCGCCGCAGATTTATAAAAGGCTTGATAACTATTATTTGATAATAGCCGCCGGTGGTACGGGCTATGCGCACGGTATTGAAATCGGTCGAGCTAAAGATATTTATGGTCCTTATCAGCCCCACCCGTCCGGTGAGCCGATTGTCACCTCCTCACCTAATCATCTATTTTCATTAGGCGATCCCGATGCCGGCCATTTTGAAATGTTCAATCCTAATTCACTGATGCAAAAAGCGGGACACGGCTCACTTGTTGAGAGTCAAAACGGCGATTGGTATATTGCCCATTTGATGTCCAGACCAATAAAAGACACACTACTCAATCCGCTTGGTCGAGAAACCTCAATCCAAAAAATGCAGTGGACGGATGACGGTTGGCTAGTTATGGCAGACGGCTCTAATTTAGCCAAAATGGAATTTGATTCTTCGTTACCGCTAGAAGGCGAAATAAGTCATGACGTGATTGACGAGTTCGACCATGGCTATCAATTGGCGTTTATGACGCCTTATCAACATCAATCCAGCCAATGGGTGAATACCCATGAACGCCAGAGTCATTTGCGAATTTATGGACAAAACTCGCTATTTTCTCAAGTGACGCCGTCAATTATGGCAACTCGGGCTACTTCGTTTGACTATTACGTTCAAACTAAAGTTGAATTCCACCCGGAACACTACTCACAAACCGCCGGTGTTGGTCTTTATTATGACTCCAATAATTGGCTCTATTTACATTTAACTTATAGTGAACATCTCAAGACCCCGGTTTTAACCCTACTACAAGCAAAACTGGGTACCAGAATCGAATATGTCAATCACCGTATTGCTATCCCAAACGGAGTTGTGGAACTAAAATTATCCTACCAACATGGCAAAGTTGCGCTACTTTACCGACTCGATGACGTATGGATGCCAATTATGCAAGCACTAGATGTCCTTTATTTATCGGATGAAGGCGTCAATGGCGAACCGGGGGAAATAGGTGGATTTACCGGCTTATTTAATTTTATTGCAGCTGTCGATAGCTACCAACATCAATCTTATGCCGATTTTGATTATTACTACGTGATCAACAATGGTTAA
- a CDS encoding DNA-binding transcriptional regulator, which yields MNVKNEPYKVVLLFNANNIYDRQILKGIGDFLKSHHIHWNIYISETLRYDTTTSFRFDCDGIIANFDDPDIADLLKHVQIPIIGVGSSYHGTSSYPNVPYVAADNFAIIESAFNHLCAKGISQFAFYGLPSNRYCRWAGVREDIFKQILAQKGYEGFIYQGMSTSLDNWQEGLDKLSKWLLSLPINTGIIAVNDARAHHILQACDRAGIKIPEELCLIGIDNEEVINDLSMVSLSTVKQGTEEMGFNAANLLQKRFMKGNVPVCPLLIAPKKVIARRSTDYRSIQDPYVIQAIHYIRDHACKGIKVEQVISQMQISRSNLEIRFKSSLGKTIHAVIHEEKFNQAKYLLLESSLSIQTISQQCGYPSVQYFYFLFKKRYGMTPKDFRRQFTTLKSAPL from the coding sequence ATGAATGTAAAAAATGAACCTTATAAAGTTGTATTGTTATTTAATGCTAATAATATTTACGATCGTCAAATCTTAAAAGGTATTGGTGATTTTTTAAAGTCACATCATATTCATTGGAATATTTATATCTCTGAAACGCTGCGTTATGACACGACCACCTCTTTTCGTTTTGACTGCGATGGGATTATTGCTAATTTTGATGATCCGGATATTGCCGATTTGCTTAAACATGTTCAAATTCCAATAATTGGGGTGGGTAGCTCTTATCATGGTACATCGAGCTATCCTAATGTGCCTTATGTTGCTGCTGATAATTTTGCCATTATTGAAAGTGCATTTAATCACTTGTGCGCTAAGGGGATTAGTCAATTTGCCTTTTACGGTTTGCCTTCTAACCGATATTGTCGTTGGGCTGGGGTGCGAGAAGACATTTTTAAGCAAATTTTAGCCCAAAAGGGGTATGAAGGGTTTATTTATCAAGGCATGTCTACTTCGCTTGATAATTGGCAAGAAGGCTTAGATAAGCTCTCTAAATGGTTGCTCTCTTTGCCGATTAATACCGGTATTATTGCCGTCAATGATGCCAGAGCACACCATATTTTACAGGCGTGTGATAGAGCAGGCATAAAAATACCGGAAGAGTTATGTCTAATTGGTATTGATAATGAGGAAGTCATCAATGATTTATCAATGGTATCGTTATCGACCGTTAAGCAAGGTACGGAAGAGATGGGATTTAATGCGGCAAACTTGCTCCAAAAACGCTTTATGAAAGGTAACGTGCCGGTTTGTCCTTTACTTATAGCTCCTAAAAAAGTGATTGCCAGACGTTCGACAGATTATCGATCGATTCAAGATCCCTATGTTATCCAAGCCATTCACTATATTCGTGATCATGCCTGTAAAGGAATTAAAGTGGAGCAAGTAATTTCACAAATGCAGATATCACGCTCTAATTTGGAAATTCGATTTAAATCGTCATTAGGTAAAACCATTCATGCCGTTATTCATGAAGAAAAATTTAATCAGGCTAAATACCTTCTGCTTGAGTCATCCTTATCCATTCAAACCATTTCTCAGCAATGTGGTTATCCGTCAGTTCAGTATTTCTATTTTCTGTTTAAGAAACGTTATGGTATGACCCCTAAAGATTTTAGACGGCAATTTACCACACTTAAGTCGGCGCCACTTTAA
- the tuf gene encoding elongation factor Tu: MSKEKFERTKPHVNVGTIGHVDHGKTTLTAAITSVLAKKFGGQARAFDQIDNAPEEKARGITINTSHVEYDTPTRHYAHVDCPGHADYVKNMITGAAQMDGAILVVAATDGPMPQTREHILLGRQVGVPYIIVFLNKCDMVDDEELLELVEMEVRELLSQYDFPGDDTPVIRGSALKALEGDAAWEDKIVELAEALDSYIPEPERDIDKPFLLPIEDVFSISGRGTVVTGRVERGVIKVGEEVEIVGIKPTTKTTCTGVEMFRKLLDEGRAGENVGVLLRGTKREEIERGQVLAKPGSITPHTDFESEVYILSKDEGGRHTPFFKGYRPQFYFRTTDVTGTIELPEGVEMVMPGDNIKMTVSLIHPIAMAEGLRFAIREGGRTVGAGVVAKVIK, translated from the coding sequence ATGTCTAAAGAAAAATTTGAACGTACAAAACCCCACGTTAACGTTGGTACAATCGGCCACGTTGACCACGGTAAAACAACTTTAACTGCTGCAATTACTTCTGTACTTGCTAAAAAATTCGGCGGTCAAGCTCGTGCATTCGATCAAATCGATAACGCACCTGAAGAAAAAGCACGTGGTATCACCATCAACACTTCACACGTTGAATACGACACACCAACTCGTCACTATGCACACGTTGACTGTCCGGGACATGCTGACTATGTTAAAAACATGATCACTGGTGCGGCTCAAATGGACGGCGCTATCCTAGTAGTAGCAGCAACTGACGGCCCAATGCCACAAACTCGTGAGCACATCCTTTTAGGACGTCAAGTAGGTGTTCCTTACATCATCGTATTTTTAAACAAATGTGATATGGTTGATGATGAAGAGTTATTAGAATTAGTTGAAATGGAAGTACGTGAACTTCTATCTCAATACGACTTCCCGGGTGATGACACTCCAGTAATTCGTGGTTCAGCGTTAAAAGCGTTAGAAGGCGATGCAGCATGGGAAGATAAAATTGTTGAATTAGCTGAAGCTTTAGACAGCTACATTCCGGAACCAGAGCGTGATATCGATAAACCATTCCTACTTCCAATTGAAGACGTGTTCTCAATCTCAGGACGTGGTACAGTGGTAACAGGTCGTGTAGAGCGTGGTGTAATCAAAGTTGGTGAAGAAGTTGAAATCGTTGGTATCAAACCAACTACAAAAACAACTTGTACTGGCGTTGAAATGTTCCGTAAATTACTAGACGAAGGTCGTGCTGGTGAGAACGTAGGTGTATTACTTCGTGGTACAAAACGTGAAGAAATCGAACGTGGTCAAGTATTAGCAAAACCAGGTTCAATCACTCCACATACAGATTTTGAATCAGAAGTGTATATCCTAAGCAAAGATGAAGGTGGTCGTCATACTCCATTCTTCAAAGGCTACCGTCCACAGTTCTACTTCCGTACAACTGACGTAACGGGTACTATTGAATTACCAGAAGGCGTAGAAATGGTAATGCCAGGTGATAACATCAAAATGACAGTATCATTAATTCACCCAATCGCAATGGCAGAAGGTTTACGTTTTGCGATTCGTGAAGGTGGTCGTACTGTTGGTGCTGGTGTGGTTGCTAAAGTTATCAAATAA
- a CDS encoding TonB-dependent receptor domain-containing protein, producing the protein MCKFKKIAQQTILTSLCSTMVLSQYSLADNRPDVILVTPNNELSKHSALSPSYQQEQNKLNQTAGATNLVVPDQENRLSTLQDALDYQPGIIIQNFFGGIDQPRLNIRGSGVQSTPLSRGVLLLQDGLPINDADGDFNISTLDMRDARLISIYRGANSSHPQSNSLGGELNFISFTGKDDNGTARYEYGAYGRQATQIAIGNSSESYGIDGRLSLSYDHFDGYRHHSTSQRKTARANFGFTSDNVENRTWLSWTDVRFNIPGPLSQSKSKHSPRAIENIITLTDPHRHTEQARIANRTNWTFGDQSLELGVWHQQTHDNFITPADYTLSHSRTTGTELAYQSKFNDITFHSALAWDKTNLDRKLLMNRRNTPMFKRLLGNYTAVAENMNGAIGTSWNINDAWQLNLDTKVTHAKRNVDTRHSNNKLNQSWTFWSPKIGIIWTPTSDNRFYGNLSTSNEPASFREIITSNGRKAQLNKLDRQKGITAEIGGSGKIIENVNWDVALYRSIIKDEYISAYDANGNTVGISNYGSKTRHQGIEAGIKGLLPSVLNRGDIEYRLSWTYSDFRFQGGQYNHHYIAGIPRNIINAELLYKIDNWTFGPNLHWSPTNTPVDHANNMHIQYRDQYAVFGFKINYQNPKGWSGYIIADNLTNKRYASASVANHVVASKNDMTLFSAMGFNLNGGIVYHF; encoded by the coding sequence ATGTGTAAGTTCAAGAAAATCGCTCAACAAACAATACTGACTTCACTTTGTTCAACCATGGTATTGAGTCAATACTCGTTAGCAGACAATAGGCCTGATGTGATATTAGTCACACCAAATAATGAATTATCTAAACATAGTGCATTGTCACCCAGTTACCAGCAGGAACAGAACAAATTAAATCAAACTGCTGGCGCAACGAATCTTGTTGTTCCCGATCAAGAAAATAGGCTATCGACTCTGCAAGATGCATTGGATTATCAACCCGGTATTATTATTCAGAATTTTTTTGGTGGGATAGATCAACCACGATTGAATATTCGCGGTTCTGGCGTTCAAAGTACGCCTCTTTCACGGGGTGTTTTACTATTGCAAGACGGTTTGCCTATTAATGATGCTGACGGCGATTTCAATATCAGTACGCTCGATATGCGAGATGCCCGATTGATTTCTATTTATCGCGGTGCCAACAGTAGTCATCCACAAAGTAATAGTTTAGGGGGAGAGCTGAATTTTATCTCGTTCACAGGAAAAGATGATAATGGTACTGCTCGCTATGAATATGGAGCATATGGTCGACAAGCCACTCAAATTGCTATAGGCAATAGTAGTGAGTCATATGGTATTGACGGCCGATTGAGTTTATCTTATGACCATTTCGACGGTTACCGTCATCATTCAACCTCACAGCGTAAAACAGCTCGAGCGAATTTTGGCTTTACTTCTGATAATGTTGAAAACCGCACATGGCTGAGTTGGACAGATGTACGCTTTAATATTCCTGGACCACTTTCGCAAAGTAAATCAAAACACTCTCCTAGGGCAATTGAAAACATTATCACGCTAACCGACCCGCATCGCCATACCGAGCAAGCCCGTATAGCTAATCGGACTAATTGGACTTTTGGCGATCAATCTCTTGAACTCGGTGTCTGGCACCAGCAAACTCATGATAATTTTATTACACCAGCCGATTACACATTAAGTCATAGTCGCACCACCGGTACTGAGCTGGCTTATCAATCCAAATTTAACGACATTACGTTTCATAGCGCTCTTGCTTGGGATAAAACAAATTTGGATCGCAAGTTATTGATGAATCGACGTAATACACCAATGTTTAAACGTCTGCTTGGTAACTATACAGCCGTTGCAGAAAACATGAATGGTGCAATCGGCACATCTTGGAATATTAATGACGCTTGGCAGTTAAACCTAGATACCAAAGTTACGCACGCCAAACGAAATGTCGATACTCGCCATAGCAATAATAAGCTCAATCAGTCATGGACATTTTGGTCACCCAAAATTGGGATAATTTGGACGCCGACAAGTGATAACCGCTTTTATGGCAACTTAAGTACCAGTAACGAGCCGGCATCATTTCGTGAAATTATTACCAGCAATGGAAGAAAAGCACAACTAAATAAGCTTGATCGCCAAAAAGGTATCACCGCTGAAATTGGCGGTAGCGGTAAAATTATTGAGAATGTAAATTGGGATGTAGCTTTATATCGCAGCATTATTAAAGATGAATATATTTCTGCTTATGATGCTAATGGCAATACCGTAGGCATATCCAATTATGGCAGTAAAACCCGTCATCAAGGCATTGAAGCGGGTATAAAAGGCTTGTTACCTTCAGTCTTAAACAGGGGGGATATCGAATATCGTTTATCTTGGACTTATAGCGATTTTCGTTTTCAAGGCGGGCAATATAATCATCATTATATTGCAGGCATTCCGAGAAATATCATCAATGCTGAATTACTCTATAAAATAGATAACTGGACGTTTGGCCCTAATTTACACTGGTCACCGACTAACACGCCGGTTGATCACGCTAACAATATGCATATTCAGTACCGTGATCAATATGCTGTTTTTGGATTTAAGATAAATTATCAAAACCCTAAAGGCTGGTCAGGTTACATAATTGCCGATAATCTAACCAACAAACGTTATGCAAGTGCATCAGTTGCTAATCACGTAGTTGCATCAAAAAATGACATGACGTTATTTAGTGCAATGGGCTTTAATCTTAATGGTGGGATTGTTTATCACTTTTAA
- the fusA gene encoding elongation factor G — protein MARTTPIARYRNIGISAHIDAGKTTTTERILFYTGVSHKIGEVHDGAATMDWMEQEQERGITITSAATTAFWSGMGQQFEPHRINIIDTPGHVDFTIEVERSMRVLDGAVMVYCAVGGVQPQSETVWRQANKYKVPRIAFVNKMDRMGANFLRVVDQIKTRLAAVPVPLVLPIGAEEAFTGVVDLLKRKAINWNDADQGVTFTYEDVPADMVEQVEEWRANLMEAAAEANEELMEKYLGGEELTEEEVKLALRERVLANEIILVTCGSAFKNKGVQFMLDAVIEYLPAPTDVPAIKGELADGEPAERHSSDDEPFSSLAFKIATDPFVGNLTFFRVYSGVVNSGDTVLNSVKDKKERFGRIVQMHANKREEIKEVRAGDIAAAIGLKDVTTGDTLCAESAPIILERMEFPEPVISVAVEPKTKADQEKMGLALGRLAQEDPSFRVHTDEESGQTIISGMGELHLEIIVDRMKREFKVEANVGKPQVAYRETIRNEVEQEGKFVRQSGGRGQYGHVWLKIKPLEAGGEGYKFNNEIVGGVVPKEYIPAVDKGCQEQMKNGVLAGYPIVDVEVTIFDGSYHDVDSSEMAFKIAGSMAFKEGFMKAKPVLLEPIMKVEVETPEDYMGDVIGDLNRRRGMIEGMEDTATGKTVKAQVPLSEMFGYATDLRSQTQGRASYSMEFLKYNEAPTNIATAIIEARKAK, from the coding sequence ATGGCTCGTACAACCCCTATAGCACGCTACCGTAATATCGGTATCAGTGCACATATTGACGCAGGTAAAACAACAACTACCGAACGTATTTTGTTTTATACTGGTGTAAGTCACAAAATTGGTGAGGTTCATGATGGCGCAGCTACCATGGACTGGATGGAACAAGAACAAGAACGTGGTATTACTATCACTTCAGCAGCGACAACTGCATTCTGGTCAGGTATGGGACAACAATTTGAACCACACCGTATCAATATCATCGACACCCCGGGACACGTTGACTTCACAATCGAAGTTGAACGTTCTATGCGTGTTTTAGATGGTGCAGTAATGGTTTACTGTGCAGTTGGTGGTGTTCAACCTCAATCAGAAACAGTATGGCGTCAAGCAAACAAATATAAAGTTCCACGTATCGCATTTGTAAACAAAATGGACCGTATGGGTGCTAACTTCTTACGTGTTGTTGATCAAATCAAAACGCGTTTAGCAGCTGTGCCAGTTCCTTTAGTTCTACCAATCGGTGCTGAAGAAGCATTTACCGGTGTTGTTGATTTACTTAAACGTAAAGCAATTAACTGGAATGATGCTGATCAAGGCGTAACATTTACTTATGAAGATGTACCAGCAGACATGGTTGAGCAAGTCGAAGAATGGCGTGCAAACTTAATGGAAGCTGCTGCAGAAGCTAACGAAGAGTTAATGGAAAAATACCTTGGTGGTGAAGAGTTAACTGAAGAAGAAGTTAAATTAGCATTACGTGAACGTGTACTTGCTAATGAAATCATCTTAGTAACTTGTGGTAGTGCCTTTAAAAACAAAGGTGTTCAATTTATGCTTGATGCGGTAATTGAATATTTACCAGCACCAACTGATGTACCAGCAATTAAAGGTGAACTAGCAGACGGTGAACCAGCTGAGCGTCACTCTAGTGATGATGAACCATTCTCATCATTAGCGTTTAAAATCGCCACTGACCCATTTGTTGGTAACTTAACCTTCTTCCGTGTTTACTCGGGTGTGGTTAATTCTGGTGATACTGTTCTTAACTCTGTTAAAGACAAAAAAGAGCGTTTTGGTCGTATCGTTCAGATGCATGCTAATAAACGTGAAGAAATTAAAGAAGTTCGTGCCGGCGACATCGCTGCTGCAATCGGTCTTAAAGATGTCACAACTGGTGATACACTTTGTGCTGAAAGCGCACCAATCATTCTTGAAAGAATGGAGTTCCCTGAACCAGTTATCTCTGTTGCAGTTGAACCTAAAACTAAAGCTGACCAAGAAAAAATGGGGCTTGCTTTAGGTCGTTTAGCACAAGAAGATCCTTCATTCCGTGTTCACACTGATGAAGAATCTGGACAAACTATTATTTCTGGTATGGGTGAGCTTCACTTAGAAATCATCGTTGACCGTATGAAACGTGAATTTAAAGTAGAAGCAAATGTTGGTAAACCACAAGTAGCATACCGTGAAACAATTCGCAACGAAGTTGAACAAGAAGGTAAATTTGTTCGTCAGTCTGGTGGTCGTGGTCAATATGGTCATGTATGGTTAAAAATCAAACCATTGGAAGCTGGTGGCGAAGGTTACAAATTCAACAATGAAATTGTTGGTGGTGTAGTTCCTAAAGAATACATCCCGGCAGTTGATAAAGGCTGTCAAGAACAAATGAAAAACGGTGTTCTTGCTGGTTACCCAATTGTTGATGTTGAAGTCACTATCTTTGATGGTTCTTACCATGATGTTGACTCATCAGAAATGGCATTTAAAATTGCCGGTTCAATGGCATTTAAAGAAGGCTTTATGAAAGCTAAACCTGTGCTTTTAGAACCGATTATGAAAGTAGAAGTTGAAACCCCTGAAGATTATATGGGTGATGTTATCGGTGACTTAAACCGTCGTCGCGGTATGATCGAAGGTATGGAAGATACTGCAACTGGTAAAACAGTTAAAGCACAAGTTCCACTTTCTGAAATGTTTGGCTATGCAACAGACCTACGTTCTCAAACACAAGGTCGTGCTTCTTACTCAATGGAGTTCTTGAAGTACAATGAAGCACCAACAAATATTGCAACAGCAATTATTGAAGCTCGTAAAGCGAAATAA
- the rpsL gene encoding 30S ribosomal protein S12, with protein sequence MATINQLVRKPRALKEAKSNVPALEACPQKRGVCTRVYTTTPKKPNSALRKVCRVRLTNGFEVTSYIGGEGHNLQEHSVILIRGGRVKDLPGVRYHTVRGALDCAGVKDRKQSRSKYGVKRPKA encoded by the coding sequence ATGGCAACAATTAATCAGCTGGTACGCAAACCAAGAGCGCTAAAGGAAGCGAAAAGTAACGTTCCTGCCCTTGAAGCATGCCCGCAAAAACGCGGTGTTTGTACACGTGTTTACACTACTACACCGAAAAAACCAAACTCAGCATTACGTAAAGTATGCCGTGTACGTTTAACCAACGGTTTTGAAGTAACTTCTTATATCGGTGGTGAAGGTCATAACTTACAAGAACATAGCGTGATTTTAATCCGCGGTGGTCGTGTTAAAGATTTACCTGGTGTTCGTTATCACACTGTTCGTGGTGCATTAGACTGCGCAGGTGTTAAAGATCGCAAACAAAGCCGTTCTAAATACGGTGTGAAACGACCTAAAGCTTAA
- a CDS encoding MFS transporter yields MKTTIPLTRLIPGLIIGPASWLGPYIAASSLFLPALIQQIDENSKFQLLALFSSSGMIAAAMSNMLAGYLSDRTRSKFGNRSPWIVAGAVAFMLSMILASMANSIPFLLCSWLLGQVALNFIVAPMVAWIDFAAEERKGTASSAYGGLGMALGNNGFTILAAMFLGNFRFGFIVFGIITFIGVLLSVLIVKEPSNLNQTRENKLSKSDKKFQDTLDIFPKWEIGRDYYLALIGKLFQGISNFTIIGCILFILTDFIQCNPSETENAIQLLNLIMLIFGILMGFIAGPICDKLKVLKLPVGLSTLLLGIGALSLLLCPNQIGVLIYAFSAGIGMGIWNSLDNLLNLQVIPNKNQVAFFLGFYNLGNTITQAIAPIITAYVILFWGFSAIFIVSFVFAMIGGTAILLIRSVDK; encoded by the coding sequence ATGAAAACAACAATTCCATTAACTCGACTTATTCCCGGACTAATTATCGGCCCGGCATCGTGGTTAGGTCCCTATATTGCCGCATCAAGTCTCTTTTTACCGGCGCTAATTCAACAAATTGATGAAAACAGTAAGTTCCAATTATTAGCGCTATTTTCTTCTAGTGGTATGATAGCTGCGGCGATGTCAAATATGCTTGCAGGCTATTTATCGGATCGAACACGCTCCAAATTCGGTAATCGCTCACCTTGGATTGTAGCCGGCGCTGTCGCCTTTATGTTATCCATGATATTAGCTTCAATGGCCAATAGTATTCCTTTTTTGTTGTGTAGTTGGTTACTCGGCCAAGTTGCTTTAAACTTTATTGTTGCTCCTATGGTAGCCTGGATAGACTTTGCCGCTGAAGAGAGAAAAGGCACGGCCTCGAGCGCTTATGGCGGACTAGGTATGGCGTTAGGTAACAACGGTTTTACAATACTTGCTGCGATGTTTCTAGGCAACTTTCGATTTGGCTTTATCGTTTTTGGTATTATTACATTCATTGGCGTATTACTGTCGGTATTGATTGTAAAAGAGCCTTCAAACCTTAACCAAACGAGGGAAAACAAATTATCCAAAAGCGATAAAAAATTCCAAGATACATTGGATATCTTTCCCAAATGGGAAATCGGGCGAGACTATTATTTGGCATTAATTGGGAAACTTTTTCAAGGCATCAGTAACTTTACTATCATCGGTTGCATACTGTTTATTTTGACCGATTTTATACAATGCAATCCATCTGAAACAGAAAATGCCATCCAGCTCCTTAATTTAATTATGTTAATTTTTGGCATTTTAATGGGATTTATTGCCGGTCCAATCTGCGATAAATTAAAAGTGCTTAAACTACCGGTTGGGTTATCTACCCTCTTATTAGGCATTGGTGCATTAAGCTTATTGCTATGCCCAAATCAAATAGGCGTGTTAATTTATGCATTTTCCGCAGGAATCGGCATGGGAATATGGAATTCACTCGACAATTTATTGAATTTACAAGTCATCCCCAATAAGAATCAAGTAGCCTTTTTTTTAGGGTTCTATAATCTCGGTAACACAATAACTCAAGCAATTGCACCAATTATTACCGCATATGTGATCCTTTTTTGGGGCTTTTCAGCTATTTTTATTGTCTCTTTTGTGTTTGCCATGATTGGCGGCACGGCCATACTTTTAATTCGTTCAGTTGACAAATAA